In Pan paniscus chromosome 13, NHGRI_mPanPan1-v2.0_pri, whole genome shotgun sequence, one DNA window encodes the following:
- the TEX51 gene encoding testis-expressed protein 51 isoform X2 yields MWNFQAGHWGTVGGTQKMLPLLIICLLPAIEGKNCLRCWPELSALIDYDLQILWGTPGPPTELSQSIHSLFLEDNNFLKPWYLDRDHLEEETAKFFTQVHQAIKTLRDDKTVLLEEIYMHKNLFTERLNKISDGLKEKGKGQEPADLPVGCESQQCSTPGHSWRWMFLLLAKEEGGSKGTGQPACLPEVNRGRSYHCHKVHSSLGPGDPIPPYPPSWVLGPQSSEA; encoded by the exons ATGTGGAACTTCCAGGCAGGGCACTGGGGCACAGTAGGAGGAACCCAGAAGATGCTGCCTCTCCTGatcatctgtctcctgcctgccatTGAAGGGAAGAACTGCCTCCGCTGCTGGCCAGAACTGTCTGCCTTGATAGACTATGACCTGCAGATCCTCTGGGGGACCCCAGGGCCACCCACAGAACTTTCTCAAAGCATTCACTCCCTGTTCCTAGAGGATAATAATTTTCTCAAACCCTGGTACCTTG ATCGTGACCATTTGGAAGAAGAAACAGCCAAATTCTTCACTCAAGTACACCAAGCCATTAAAACATTACGAGATG ATAAAACAGTACTTCTGGAAGAGATCTACATGCACAAGAATCTCTTTACTGAGAGGTTGAATAAGATATCTGATGGGCTGAAGGAGAAGGGTAAGGG CCAGGAACCGGCGGACCTCCCTGTGGGCTGTGAGTCTCAGCAGTGCTCTACTCCTGGCCATAGCTGGAGGTGG ATGTTTCTTTTACTGGCAAAGGAAGAAGGAGGCAGTAAAG GAACAGGGCAGCCCGCATGTCTTCCAGAAGTGAACAGAGGCCGCAGCTACCACTGTCACAAAGTTCACTCATCTCTGGGTCCCGGTGACCCCATCCCCCCATACCCTCCATCCTGGGTCCTGGGGCCCCAAAGCTCTGAGGCCTAG
- the TEX51 gene encoding testis-expressed protein 51 isoform X1, translated as MWNFQAGHWGTVGGTQKMLPLLIICLLPAIEGKNCLRCWPELSALIDYDLQILWGTPGPPTELSQSIHSLFLEDNNFLKPWYLDRDHLEEETAKFFTQVHQAIKTLRDDKTVLLEEIYMHKNLFTERLNKISDGLKEKGKGQEPADLPVGCESQQCSTPGHSWRWMFLLLAKEEGGSKAGTGQPACLPEVNRGRSYHCHKVHSSLGPGDPIPPYPPSWVLGPQSSEA; from the exons ATGTGGAACTTCCAGGCAGGGCACTGGGGCACAGTAGGAGGAACCCAGAAGATGCTGCCTCTCCTGatcatctgtctcctgcctgccatTGAAGGGAAGAACTGCCTCCGCTGCTGGCCAGAACTGTCTGCCTTGATAGACTATGACCTGCAGATCCTCTGGGGGACCCCAGGGCCACCCACAGAACTTTCTCAAAGCATTCACTCCCTGTTCCTAGAGGATAATAATTTTCTCAAACCCTGGTACCTTG ATCGTGACCATTTGGAAGAAGAAACAGCCAAATTCTTCACTCAAGTACACCAAGCCATTAAAACATTACGAGATG ATAAAACAGTACTTCTGGAAGAGATCTACATGCACAAGAATCTCTTTACTGAGAGGTTGAATAAGATATCTGATGGGCTGAAGGAGAAGGGTAAGGG CCAGGAACCGGCGGACCTCCCTGTGGGCTGTGAGTCTCAGCAGTGCTCTACTCCTGGCCATAGCTGGAGGTGG ATGTTTCTTTTACTGGCAAAGGAAGAAGGAGGCAGTAAAG CAGGAACAGGGCAGCCCGCATGTCTTCCAGAAGTGAACAGAGGCCGCAGCTACCACTGTCACAAAGTTCACTCATCTCTGGGTCCCGGTGACCCCATCCCCCCATACCCTCCATCCTGGGTCCTGGGGCCCCAAAGCTCTGAGGCCTAG
- the TEX51 gene encoding testis-expressed protein 51 isoform X5: protein MWNFQAGHWGTVGGTQKMLPLLIICLLPAIEGKNCLRCWPELSALIDYDLQILWGTPGPPTELSQSIHSLFLEDNNFLKPWYLDRDHLEEETAKFFTQVHQAIKTLRDDKTVLLEEIYMHKNLFTERLNKISDGLKEKARNRRTSLWAVSLSSALLLAIAGAGTGQPACLPEVNRGRSYHCHKVHSSLGPGDPIPPYPPSWVLGPQSSEA from the exons ATGTGGAACTTCCAGGCAGGGCACTGGGGCACAGTAGGAGGAACCCAGAAGATGCTGCCTCTCCTGatcatctgtctcctgcctgccatTGAAGGGAAGAACTGCCTCCGCTGCTGGCCAGAACTGTCTGCCTTGATAGACTATGACCTGCAGATCCTCTGGGGGACCCCAGGGCCACCCACAGAACTTTCTCAAAGCATTCACTCCCTGTTCCTAGAGGATAATAATTTTCTCAAACCCTGGTACCTTG ATCGTGACCATTTGGAAGAAGAAACAGCCAAATTCTTCACTCAAGTACACCAAGCCATTAAAACATTACGAGATG ATAAAACAGTACTTCTGGAAGAGATCTACATGCACAAGAATCTCTTTACTGAGAGGTTGAATAAGATATCTGATGGGCTGAAGGAGAAGG CCAGGAACCGGCGGACCTCCCTGTGGGCTGTGAGTCTCAGCAGTGCTCTACTCCTGGCCATAGCTGGAG CAGGAACAGGGCAGCCCGCATGTCTTCCAGAAGTGAACAGAGGCCGCAGCTACCACTGTCACAAAGTTCACTCATCTCTGGGTCCCGGTGACCCCATCCCCCCATACCCTCCATCCTGGGTCCTGGGGCCCCAAAGCTCTGAGGCCTAG
- the TEX51 gene encoding testis-expressed protein 51 isoform X3: MWNFQAGHWGTVGGTQKMLPLLIICLLPAIEGKNCLRCWPELSALIDYDLQILWGTPGPPTELSQSIHSLFLEDNNFLKPWYLDRDHLEEETAKFFTQVHQAIKTLRDDKTVLLEEIYMHKNLFTERLNKISDGLKEKDIQSTLKVTSCADCRTHFLSCNDPTFCPARNRRTSLWAVSLSSALLLAIAGGGCFFYWQRKKEAVKQEQGSPHVFQK; the protein is encoded by the exons ATGTGGAACTTCCAGGCAGGGCACTGGGGCACAGTAGGAGGAACCCAGAAGATGCTGCCTCTCCTGatcatctgtctcctgcctgccatTGAAGGGAAGAACTGCCTCCGCTGCTGGCCAGAACTGTCTGCCTTGATAGACTATGACCTGCAGATCCTCTGGGGGACCCCAGGGCCACCCACAGAACTTTCTCAAAGCATTCACTCCCTGTTCCTAGAGGATAATAATTTTCTCAAACCCTGGTACCTTG ATCGTGACCATTTGGAAGAAGAAACAGCCAAATTCTTCACTCAAGTACACCAAGCCATTAAAACATTACGAGATG ATAAAACAGTACTTCTGGAAGAGATCTACATGCACAAGAATCTCTTTACTGAGAGGTTGAATAAGATATCTGATGGGCTGAAGGAGAAGG ACATACAGTCCACACTGAAGGTCACCAGCTGTGCTGACTGCAGGACTCACTTCCTCTCCTGCAATGACCCCACTTTCTGCCCAG CCAGGAACCGGCGGACCTCCCTGTGGGCTGTGAGTCTCAGCAGTGCTCTACTCCTGGCCATAGCTGGAGGTGG ATGTTTCTTTTACTGGCAAAGGAAGAAGGAGGCAGTAAAG CAGGAACAGGGCAGCCCGCATGTCTTCCAGAAGTGA
- the TEX51 gene encoding testis-expressed protein 51 isoform X7: MWNFQAGHWGTVGGTQKMLPLLIICLLPAIEGKNCLRCWPELSALIDYDLQILWGTPGPPTELSQSIHSLFLEDNNFLKPWYLDRDHLEEETAKFFTQVHQAIKTLRDDKTVLLEEIYMHKNLFTERLNKISDGLKEKGKGQEPADLPVGCESQQCSTPGHSWRCFFYWQRKKEAVKEQGSPHVFQK, translated from the exons ATGTGGAACTTCCAGGCAGGGCACTGGGGCACAGTAGGAGGAACCCAGAAGATGCTGCCTCTCCTGatcatctgtctcctgcctgccatTGAAGGGAAGAACTGCCTCCGCTGCTGGCCAGAACTGTCTGCCTTGATAGACTATGACCTGCAGATCCTCTGGGGGACCCCAGGGCCACCCACAGAACTTTCTCAAAGCATTCACTCCCTGTTCCTAGAGGATAATAATTTTCTCAAACCCTGGTACCTTG ATCGTGACCATTTGGAAGAAGAAACAGCCAAATTCTTCACTCAAGTACACCAAGCCATTAAAACATTACGAGATG ATAAAACAGTACTTCTGGAAGAGATCTACATGCACAAGAATCTCTTTACTGAGAGGTTGAATAAGATATCTGATGGGCTGAAGGAGAAGGGTAAGGG CCAGGAACCGGCGGACCTCCCTGTGGGCTGTGAGTCTCAGCAGTGCTCTACTCCTGGCCATAGCTGGAG ATGTTTCTTTTACTGGCAAAGGAAGAAGGAGGCAGTAAAG GAACAGGGCAGCCCGCATGTCTTCCAGAAGTGA
- the TEX51 gene encoding testis-expressed protein 51 isoform X4, which translates to MWNFQAGHWGTVGGTQKMLPLLIICLLPAIEGKNCLRCWPELSALIDYDLQILWGTPGPPTELSQSIHSLFLEDNNFLKPWYLDRDHLEEETAKFFTQVHQAIKTLRDDKTVLLEEIYMHKNLFTERLNKISDGLKEKDIQSTLKVTSCADCRTHFLSCNDPTFCPARNRRTSLWAVSLSSALLLAIAGGGCFFYWQRKKEAVKEQGSPHVFQK; encoded by the exons ATGTGGAACTTCCAGGCAGGGCACTGGGGCACAGTAGGAGGAACCCAGAAGATGCTGCCTCTCCTGatcatctgtctcctgcctgccatTGAAGGGAAGAACTGCCTCCGCTGCTGGCCAGAACTGTCTGCCTTGATAGACTATGACCTGCAGATCCTCTGGGGGACCCCAGGGCCACCCACAGAACTTTCTCAAAGCATTCACTCCCTGTTCCTAGAGGATAATAATTTTCTCAAACCCTGGTACCTTG ATCGTGACCATTTGGAAGAAGAAACAGCCAAATTCTTCACTCAAGTACACCAAGCCATTAAAACATTACGAGATG ATAAAACAGTACTTCTGGAAGAGATCTACATGCACAAGAATCTCTTTACTGAGAGGTTGAATAAGATATCTGATGGGCTGAAGGAGAAGG ACATACAGTCCACACTGAAGGTCACCAGCTGTGCTGACTGCAGGACTCACTTCCTCTCCTGCAATGACCCCACTTTCTGCCCAG CCAGGAACCGGCGGACCTCCCTGTGGGCTGTGAGTCTCAGCAGTGCTCTACTCCTGGCCATAGCTGGAGGTGG ATGTTTCTTTTACTGGCAAAGGAAGAAGGAGGCAGTAAAG GAACAGGGCAGCCCGCATGTCTTCCAGAAGTGA
- the TEX51 gene encoding testis-expressed protein 51 isoform X8, producing the protein MWNFQAGHWGTVGGTQKMLPLLIICLLPAIEGKNCLRCWPELSALIDYDLQILWGTPGPPTELSQSIHSLFLEDNNFLKPWYLDRDHLEEETAKFFTQVHQAIKTLRDDKTVLLEEIYMHKNLFTERLNKISDGLKEKARNRRTSLWAVSLSSALLLAIAGGGCFFYWQRKKEAVKEQGSPHVFQK; encoded by the exons ATGTGGAACTTCCAGGCAGGGCACTGGGGCACAGTAGGAGGAACCCAGAAGATGCTGCCTCTCCTGatcatctgtctcctgcctgccatTGAAGGGAAGAACTGCCTCCGCTGCTGGCCAGAACTGTCTGCCTTGATAGACTATGACCTGCAGATCCTCTGGGGGACCCCAGGGCCACCCACAGAACTTTCTCAAAGCATTCACTCCCTGTTCCTAGAGGATAATAATTTTCTCAAACCCTGGTACCTTG ATCGTGACCATTTGGAAGAAGAAACAGCCAAATTCTTCACTCAAGTACACCAAGCCATTAAAACATTACGAGATG ATAAAACAGTACTTCTGGAAGAGATCTACATGCACAAGAATCTCTTTACTGAGAGGTTGAATAAGATATCTGATGGGCTGAAGGAGAAGG CCAGGAACCGGCGGACCTCCCTGTGGGCTGTGAGTCTCAGCAGTGCTCTACTCCTGGCCATAGCTGGAGGTGG ATGTTTCTTTTACTGGCAAAGGAAGAAGGAGGCAGTAAAG GAACAGGGCAGCCCGCATGTCTTCCAGAAGTGA
- the TEX51 gene encoding testis-expressed protein 51 isoform X6: MWNFQAGHWGTVGGTQKMLPLLIICLLPAIEGKNCLRCWPELSALIDYDLQILWGTPGPPTELSQSIHSLFLEDNNFLKPWYLDRDHLEEETAKFFTQVHQAIKTLRDDKTVLLEEIYMHKNLFTERLNKISDGLKEKDIQSTLKVTSCADCRTHFLSCNDPTFCPARNRRTSLWAVSLSSALLLAIAGDVSFTGKGRRRQ, from the exons ATGTGGAACTTCCAGGCAGGGCACTGGGGCACAGTAGGAGGAACCCAGAAGATGCTGCCTCTCCTGatcatctgtctcctgcctgccatTGAAGGGAAGAACTGCCTCCGCTGCTGGCCAGAACTGTCTGCCTTGATAGACTATGACCTGCAGATCCTCTGGGGGACCCCAGGGCCACCCACAGAACTTTCTCAAAGCATTCACTCCCTGTTCCTAGAGGATAATAATTTTCTCAAACCCTGGTACCTTG ATCGTGACCATTTGGAAGAAGAAACAGCCAAATTCTTCACTCAAGTACACCAAGCCATTAAAACATTACGAGATG ATAAAACAGTACTTCTGGAAGAGATCTACATGCACAAGAATCTCTTTACTGAGAGGTTGAATAAGATATCTGATGGGCTGAAGGAGAAGG ACATACAGTCCACACTGAAGGTCACCAGCTGTGCTGACTGCAGGACTCACTTCCTCTCCTGCAATGACCCCACTTTCTGCCCAG CCAGGAACCGGCGGACCTCCCTGTGGGCTGTGAGTCTCAGCAGTGCTCTACTCCTGGCCATAGCTGGAG ATGTTTCTTTTACTGGCAAAGGAAGAAGGAGGCAGTAA